A genomic region of Sulfobacillus acidophilus DSM 10332 contains the following coding sequences:
- a CDS encoding tartrate dehydrogenase (PFAM: Isocitrate/isopropylmalate dehydrogenase~TIGRFAM: 3-isopropylmalate dehydrogenase; tartrate dehydrogenase~COGs: COG0473 Isocitrate/isopropylmalate dehydrogenase~InterPro IPR011829:IPR001804~KEGG: sth:STH2344 tartrate dehydrogenase~PFAM: Isocitrate/isopropylmalate dehydrogenase~PRIAM: Tartrate decarboxylase~SPTR: Tartrate dehydrogenase;~TIGRFAM: Tartrate dehydrogenase), with translation MRIIPVALIPGDGIGPEVVAEAQRVLDQVARMSGRFRFQYRSFDWSCQYYLAHGKMMPDDGLKILQDFEAIFLGAVGFPPVPDHVSLWGLLLPIRREFDQYVNLRPVKLLRGIESPLREVAPGEIDFIVIRENTEGEYSNSGGRLRQGTPQEVVVQNAVFTRYGTERVIRYAFERAVHSRQHVTSATKSNGLNFSMPFWDEVFRSVGQAYPQVKQELYHIDALAAYFVTRPKSFDVVVASNLFGDILTDLGGAITGGIGIAPSANINPEKRYPSMFEPVHGSAPDIAGRGIANPIGQIWTGALMLEHFGLMAEAELLIDAIEATLLDGVKTPDLGGRHTTRDVTDHIIQRLTAWEKAPE, from the coding sequence ATGCGAATTATTCCGGTGGCGTTGATTCCTGGTGACGGGATCGGGCCCGAAGTGGTCGCCGAAGCCCAACGGGTTCTGGATCAGGTTGCGCGAATGTCGGGCCGATTTCGCTTCCAATATCGGTCGTTCGATTGGAGCTGTCAATATTATTTAGCGCACGGGAAAATGATGCCCGATGACGGCCTGAAGATTTTACAAGATTTCGAGGCGATTTTTTTGGGGGCGGTGGGTTTTCCTCCCGTACCCGATCATGTGTCACTCTGGGGCCTTTTGTTGCCGATTCGCCGGGAATTTGACCAGTATGTGAACTTACGGCCGGTAAAACTTTTGCGCGGCATCGAAAGTCCCTTGCGAGAGGTCGCCCCCGGAGAAATTGATTTTATCGTCATCCGGGAAAATACCGAAGGCGAGTATTCGAATTCCGGTGGCCGCCTACGTCAAGGCACGCCCCAAGAGGTGGTCGTCCAAAATGCCGTCTTTACCCGCTACGGGACCGAACGAGTGATTCGTTATGCGTTTGAGCGGGCCGTTCATTCCCGCCAACACGTCACGTCGGCGACTAAATCCAATGGCTTGAATTTCTCGATGCCCTTTTGGGATGAGGTGTTTCGGTCGGTCGGGCAAGCGTATCCTCAGGTGAAACAGGAGTTATATCATATTGATGCGTTAGCGGCCTATTTTGTGACGCGGCCTAAAAGTTTCGACGTGGTAGTGGCCTCAAATTTGTTTGGCGATATTTTGACCGACTTGGGTGGCGCGATAACCGGGGGGATTGGAATTGCGCCATCGGCCAATATTAATCCCGAGAAACGCTATCCCTCAATGTTTGAGCCGGTACATGGATCCGCCCCGGACATCGCCGGTCGAGGCATTGCCAATCCGATTGGTCAAATTTGGACCGGCGCCTTAATGTTGGAGCATTTTGGCTTGATGGCCGAAGCCGAACTCCTCATCGATGCCATTGAAGCCACCCTGTTAGACGGGGTAAAAACTCCCGATTTAGGTGGTCGCCATACGACCCGTGATGTGACGGACCACATTATTCAGCGGTTGACGGCATGGGAAAAAGCCCCTGAATAA
- a CDS encoding dehydrogenase (KEGG: pto:PTO0751 dehydrogenase~SPTR: Hypothetical dehydrogenase), with protein MVDVVQIARLPEAERATHMGAMFQQLMAKSPDQQVGQMRELIRQMAEQATDSEYLALCHTNLTLAAGLPEETLKGFLTVRQKAVASLPEALQQRDQTLMMKAFAELPETIQAPVKNAMQ; from the coding sequence ATGGTTGATGTTGTCCAGATTGCCCGATTGCCGGAGGCCGAACGAGCGACCCACATGGGCGCCATGTTTCAACAGTTGATGGCGAAATCCCCGGACCAACAAGTGGGTCAAATGCGCGAACTGATTCGTCAAATGGCCGAACAGGCCACGGATAGCGAATACTTGGCCCTTTGCCACACCAATCTGACGTTAGCCGCCGGCTTACCCGAGGAGACATTAAAAGGCTTTTTGACCGTCCGCCAAAAAGCCGTGGCATCGTTGCCGGAAGCTTTACAACAACGAGATCAGACCCTTATGATGAAAGCTTTTGCGGAATTGCCGGAGACGATCCAAGCACCGGTAAAAAACGCGATGCAATAA
- a CDS encoding metal ion transporter, NRAMP family (PFAM: Natural resistance-associated macrophage protein~COGs: COG1914 Mn2+ and Fe2+ transporter of the NRAMP family~KEGG: aac:Aaci_1631 metal ion transporter, NRAMP family~SPTR: Divalent cation-transport integral membrane protein) codes for MRADKTPDTLHGSLPWYIPLLAIWGPGLMVMLADTDAGSLITAAQSGAEWGYHMILPQLILIPVLYIVQEVTVRLGIVTGQGHGSLIRQQFGGFWAIISATTLFLSAVGALITEFSGVAGVGALFGVPPAISVGLATVALIAIGLSGSYLRVERIGVIFGLFELVFVGVAVVARPSPAAMAAAFVSIPLTNLNYLFLLAANVGAVIMPWMIFYQQGAVIDKGLTRRWRALRHARWDTLAGSIITQVIMMAMVIVVAATVGRVHAHRPLNTVQQISQSLVPFLGHPIGITVFGLGMLGASIIAALVVSVAGAWGLGEVFGFSHSLNHSFREAPWFYAVYSFAHIAGAVLVIFSRNLVSLTIDVEIMNAMLLPIVLGFLLALEARALPPRWRMRGFYRWLVWGVSAIVMLFGLLTIVLAV; via the coding sequence ATGCGTGCTGACAAGACTCCGGACACGCTGCATGGTTCTCTACCATGGTATATTCCTTTATTGGCCATCTGGGGTCCGGGTCTCATGGTCATGCTGGCGGATACGGACGCCGGCAGTCTGATTACCGCGGCCCAATCCGGGGCCGAGTGGGGCTATCACATGATTTTGCCCCAGCTTATATTAATTCCCGTCTTATATATTGTTCAGGAAGTCACCGTGCGGTTAGGCATCGTCACCGGCCAAGGGCACGGCTCCCTTATCCGTCAGCAATTCGGCGGTTTTTGGGCGATCATTTCCGCCACTACCCTCTTCTTGTCCGCTGTCGGCGCCTTAATTACCGAATTTAGCGGAGTGGCCGGAGTCGGCGCCCTGTTTGGGGTTCCTCCCGCCATCAGCGTAGGCTTGGCGACCGTCGCCTTGATTGCCATTGGACTCTCGGGCAGCTACCTTCGCGTCGAGCGGATTGGGGTCATTTTTGGCTTGTTTGAATTGGTCTTTGTAGGGGTTGCCGTGGTGGCCCGTCCGAGTCCGGCGGCCATGGCGGCGGCTTTTGTCTCCATTCCCTTGACCAACCTCAATTATCTCTTCTTATTAGCCGCCAATGTCGGAGCGGTCATTATGCCGTGGATGATTTTTTACCAGCAGGGAGCCGTCATCGACAAAGGACTGACCCGTCGTTGGCGGGCCCTGCGGCATGCCCGTTGGGATACGTTGGCCGGGTCGATCATTACCCAAGTCATCATGATGGCTATGGTGATTGTCGTCGCGGCTACGGTAGGACGGGTTCACGCCCATCGCCCGTTAAACACGGTGCAACAAATCTCCCAAAGTTTGGTTCCGTTTTTGGGCCACCCGATCGGCATTACCGTTTTCGGATTAGGCATGCTCGGCGCCAGCATTATTGCCGCGTTGGTGGTCTCGGTAGCCGGAGCTTGGGGGCTTGGCGAAGTCTTTGGATTTTCCCATAGTTTAAACCACTCGTTTCGCGAGGCGCCTTGGTTTTATGCCGTCTATTCCTTTGCCCATATCGCGGGAGCCGTTTTGGTCATTTTCAGCCGGAATCTGGTCTCCCTCACCATCGATGTCGAAATCATGAACGCGATGTTGCTGCCGATTGTTCTCGGGTTTTTGTTGGCGCTGGAAGCCCGCGCCCTGCCGCCGCGGTGGCGCATGCGCGGCTTTTATCGCTGGCTGGTTTGGGGCGTCAGCGCCATCGTCATGCTCTTTGGCTTATTGACGATTGTGCTGGCGGTTTAG
- a CDS encoding transcriptional regulator, ArgR family (PFAM: Arginine repressor, C-terminal domain; Arginine repressor, DNA binding domain~TIGRFAM: arginine repressor~COGs: COG1438 Arginine repressor~HAMAP: Arginine repressor~InterPro IPR001669~KEGG: bts:Btus_0743 arginine repressor, ArgR~PFAM: Arginine repressor~SPTR: Arginine repressor;~TIGRFAM: Arginine repressor): MREKQRRQQFLRELVATRDLETQEALVRELRRAGFHVTQVTVSRDIRDLHLVKTLTPSGRYRYSLPAGSGISAEARLDRMLAESYVSVRRANNLVVLKVLPGNAHAVAAILDQMELPHLLGTVAGDDTLLIICEDDVSARSMETRLRPAQLPPEHHASS; the protein is encoded by the coding sequence GTGAGGGAGAAACAGCGCCGCCAGCAATTTTTGCGAGAACTCGTCGCCACACGGGATTTAGAAACACAAGAAGCGTTAGTCCGCGAATTGCGGCGAGCCGGCTTTCATGTGACCCAGGTGACGGTGTCACGGGATATCCGGGATTTACATTTGGTGAAAACCCTGACCCCGAGCGGTCGGTATCGTTATTCCTTGCCGGCCGGTAGCGGGATTTCCGCCGAAGCCCGGCTGGATCGCATGCTCGCGGAATCCTACGTATCGGTACGGCGGGCAAATAACCTGGTGGTGTTAAAAGTGTTGCCGGGTAATGCGCATGCCGTGGCGGCGATTTTGGACCAAATGGAATTGCCGCATTTATTAGGAACGGTAGCCGGCGATGACACCCTCCTGATTATATGCGAAGATGATGTCTCGGCCCGAAGCATGGAGACGCGCTTACGTCCGGCTCAGCTTCCTCCCGAGCACCATGCCTCATCGTAA
- a CDS encoding Argininosuccinate lyase (PFAM: Lyase~TIGRFAM: argininosuccinate lyase~COGs: COG0165 Argininosuccinate lyase~HAMAP: Argininosuccinate lyase~InterPro IPR009049:IPR000362~KEGG: sgo:SGO_0176 argininosuccinate lyase~PFAM: Fumarate lyase~PRIAM: Argininosuccinate lyase~SPTR: Argininosuccinate lyase;~TIGRFAM: Argininosuccinate lyase): MPDLWSGRLPGGLDPKARAFSSSLAVDWRLARYDIQGSLAHADMLAAVGLLTPEEHEAIQQGLEALLSEVEAGADPWDLMAEDVHSAVEQELTRRLGPVAGKLHTARSRNDQVALDLHLYVKDAGQKTIAALNHLVDTILGLAERWADLPLPGYTHMQPGQPVTVGHHLLAYVWMLLRDRSRIEDMAARANVSPLGAGALAGTTLPIDPTRTAHHLGFAGPYQNSLDAVSDRDFAIEFLADLALVAVHLSRLSEELILWSGREFGFITLSDHWATGSSMMPQKKNPDIAELIRGKSGVVIGQLTAFLTLMKGLPLAYNRDLQEDKGLLFTGVDTVLASLDAMAGLLAGITVNPKRIQEDMGEDLLATDWAEKLVQDGIPFREAHGQVAARFRDPQVKAASPDAIRHSLTLRDRPMGPGPAHVREQIRAARQLL; the protein is encoded by the coding sequence ATGCCTGATTTATGGAGCGGACGTCTTCCCGGAGGCCTGGACCCGAAAGCCCGGGCCTTCTCGTCCTCGCTGGCGGTTGATTGGCGCCTTGCACGGTATGATATCCAAGGTAGCCTCGCGCACGCCGACATGTTGGCCGCAGTCGGTCTTTTGACGCCTGAGGAGCATGAGGCAATCCAGCAAGGATTAGAAGCCCTGTTGAGCGAGGTGGAAGCCGGCGCCGATCCGTGGGACCTTATGGCGGAAGACGTCCACAGTGCCGTCGAACAAGAACTCACCCGGCGCTTAGGTCCGGTCGCCGGCAAGCTACACACCGCCCGCAGCCGCAATGACCAGGTCGCCCTGGATTTGCACCTTTACGTAAAAGACGCCGGGCAAAAGACGATAGCCGCCCTCAACCACTTGGTGGACACCATCTTGGGACTCGCGGAACGGTGGGCCGATCTGCCGTTACCGGGATATACCCACATGCAACCGGGCCAACCGGTGACCGTCGGCCATCATCTCTTAGCCTATGTCTGGATGCTCCTGCGTGATCGCTCCCGTATCGAAGATATGGCGGCCCGGGCCAATGTATCGCCGTTAGGGGCCGGCGCGCTGGCGGGCACGACATTACCCATTGATCCGACCAGGACCGCGCATCACCTCGGTTTTGCGGGACCCTACCAAAATAGTTTGGATGCGGTCAGCGATCGCGACTTCGCGATCGAATTTCTGGCGGATTTGGCGTTGGTGGCGGTACACCTGTCCCGCCTGTCAGAAGAGTTGATTTTATGGAGTGGGCGTGAATTCGGCTTTATTACCCTCTCCGACCACTGGGCCACCGGTTCCAGTATGATGCCCCAAAAGAAGAATCCGGATATTGCCGAGTTGATTCGGGGGAAAAGCGGCGTCGTCATCGGGCAATTGACCGCCTTTTTGACCCTCATGAAAGGACTGCCGCTGGCTTATAACCGGGACCTGCAAGAAGACAAGGGCCTTTTATTTACCGGCGTCGACACCGTTCTGGCCAGTCTGGACGCCATGGCCGGTCTTTTGGCCGGAATCACCGTCAACCCGAAACGGATTCAAGAGGATATGGGCGAAGACCTCTTAGCCACCGACTGGGCGGAAAAACTGGTGCAAGACGGCATCCCCTTCCGGGAAGCCCACGGGCAAGTGGCCGCCCGTTTTCGGGATCCCCAGGTCAAAGCCGCTTCCCCGGACGCCATTCGGCACAGCTTGACTCTTCGGGACCGTCCGATGGGGCCCGGCCCGGCTCATGTTCGAGAGCAAATTCGCGCCGCCCGCCAATTATTATAG
- a CDS encoding argininosuccinate synthase (PFAM: Arginosuccinate synthase~TIGRFAM: argininosuccinate synthase~COGs: COG0137 Argininosuccinate synthase~HAMAP: Argininosuccinate synthase~InterPro IPR001518~KEGG: tmr:Tmar_0539 argininosuccinate synthase~PFAM: Argininosuccinate synthase~PRIAM: Argininosuccinate synthase~SPTR: Argininosuccinate synthase;~TIGRFAM: Argininosuccinate synthase), with protein sequence MKRVVLAYSGGLDTSVAIPWLHEQGYEVVTVTADLGANQDLKAIQEKALQVGAVRAYVVDVRDYFAQHYVIPTIQANALYEGQYPLASALSRPLISELLVSVAHQEAAEAVAHGCTGKGNDQVRFDVAIAALDPALEVLAPVREWGMTRDEEITYAEQHHVPIPVTRRSPYSVDVNIWGRSAEGGAIEDPSQPVPEDAFEWTKNPGETDPSGTTLTIEFEAGVPVAVNGERPPLHELVETLNRIAGSEGVGRIHMVENRLVGIKSHEVYEAPAAVTLVTAHRALEQLVLTRDLAHLKARLEPEYAELVYYGMWYSPARLSLDAFMREANRMTTGKVTVKLAQGRIEVLGLESPVSLYHTGLATYSTGDQFDHKAAKGFVDLWGLPIRTRSRVSPLASAHVGDFQFSMMEQHTHA encoded by the coding sequence GTGAAACGCGTCGTGTTGGCCTATTCCGGAGGGCTCGATACCAGTGTCGCCATTCCCTGGCTCCACGAGCAGGGATACGAAGTGGTCACGGTCACTGCCGATTTAGGCGCCAATCAAGATTTGAAAGCCATTCAAGAAAAAGCCCTCCAAGTTGGAGCGGTCCGCGCCTACGTGGTCGATGTGCGCGATTACTTTGCTCAACATTACGTGATCCCCACCATTCAGGCGAATGCGCTCTACGAAGGGCAATATCCTTTGGCTTCGGCGTTGTCCCGCCCCTTAATTTCGGAACTGTTGGTATCGGTAGCGCACCAGGAGGCGGCCGAAGCGGTCGCACACGGATGCACCGGCAAAGGCAATGACCAGGTCCGTTTTGACGTGGCGATCGCGGCGTTAGACCCGGCTTTGGAAGTCTTAGCCCCCGTCCGGGAATGGGGCATGACGCGCGACGAGGAAATTACCTATGCCGAACAGCATCATGTGCCGATTCCGGTGACCCGTCGCTCCCCTTATAGCGTGGATGTCAATATTTGGGGACGCAGTGCTGAAGGGGGGGCCATCGAGGACCCGTCCCAACCCGTGCCGGAAGATGCCTTTGAATGGACGAAAAACCCGGGGGAAACCGACCCGAGCGGCACCACCCTCACCATTGAATTTGAGGCGGGGGTACCGGTTGCGGTAAATGGCGAGCGACCTCCCTTGCATGAGCTGGTGGAGACGTTGAACCGTATTGCGGGTTCCGAAGGCGTAGGTCGTATTCACATGGTGGAAAATCGGTTAGTAGGCATTAAATCCCACGAAGTCTACGAAGCCCCGGCGGCCGTCACACTGGTCACGGCCCACCGAGCCCTGGAACAACTCGTCCTCACCCGTGACTTGGCCCACTTGAAAGCCCGCCTGGAGCCGGAATATGCGGAACTGGTGTACTACGGCATGTGGTATAGCCCGGCCCGCCTGTCGTTGGATGCCTTTATGCGAGAGGCCAATCGCATGACCACCGGCAAAGTGACTGTCAAATTAGCTCAAGGCCGAATCGAGGTTCTCGGACTAGAAAGCCCGGTTTCACTCTATCACACCGGTCTCGCGACCTATAGCACGGGCGACCAATTCGACCACAAAGCCGCCAAGGGATTCGTCGACTTGTGGGGATTACCCATTCGGACCCGCTCGCGAGTATCGCCGCTGGCATCCGCGCACGTGGGCGACTTCCAGTTTTCGATGATGGAGCAGCATACCCATGCCTGA
- a CDS encoding Ornithine carbamoyltransferase (PFAM: Aspartate/ornithine carbamoyltransferase, carbamoyl-P binding domain; Aspartate/ornithine carbamoyltransferase, Asp/Orn binding domain~TIGRFAM: ornithine carbamoyltransferase~COGs: COG0078 Ornithine carbamoyltransferase~HAMAP: Ornithine carbamoyltransferase~InterPro IPR002292:IPR006132:IPR006131~KEGG: tmr:Tmar_0538 ornithine carbamoyltransferase~PFAM: Aspartate/ornithine carbamoyltransferase, Asp/Orn-binding region; Aspartate/ornithine carbamoyltransferase, carbamoyl-P binding~PRIAM: Ornithine carbamoyltransferase~SPTR: Ornithine carbamoyltransferase;~TIGRFAM: Ornithine carbamoyltransferase), with product MAVASLPVPSRWPSLYGRDVLRLADLSPDDIVQLVQLARDLKQIQKLRIPFEPLKGKTLAMIFEKASTRTRVSFSVGMQQLGGHILELSPTTLQISRGETLEDTARVLSRYVDALMVRTGPHDRLESLAEAATIPVINGLSDDYHPCQLLADLLTLYERFGTLNGLVVTYVGDGSNMANSWIEAAALLGFGLRLAVPPGYEPPAAVLEWGQSEAKSRGGGVYLTHDPKEAAVDADVIYTDVWVSMGQEAETEARLTAFAPFQVNRLLMQLASRHTVFMHCLPAHRGQEVTEDVIDGDQSVVWDQAENRLHAQKALLLSLLANPS from the coding sequence ATGGCGGTTGCATCGTTACCGGTTCCTTCCCGTTGGCCGTCGTTATACGGACGGGACGTCTTACGGCTCGCCGATCTTTCGCCCGATGATATCGTCCAGCTCGTGCAATTAGCTCGTGATCTGAAACAAATCCAAAAGCTTCGGATCCCGTTTGAACCACTTAAAGGAAAAACCCTGGCCATGATTTTCGAAAAGGCATCAACCCGGACACGGGTATCCTTTAGCGTCGGGATGCAACAACTGGGCGGCCATATCCTCGAGCTGTCCCCCACCACCTTGCAGATCTCGCGGGGTGAAACGCTCGAAGATACCGCTCGCGTCTTATCGCGCTATGTCGACGCACTGATGGTCAGAACCGGGCCGCATGATCGGCTGGAATCGTTAGCGGAGGCTGCCACCATCCCGGTTATTAACGGGCTCAGCGACGACTACCATCCCTGCCAACTGTTGGCCGATCTCTTGACGCTCTATGAGCGTTTCGGAACCTTAAACGGCCTGGTTGTCACCTATGTCGGTGACGGCAGCAATATGGCCAATAGCTGGATTGAAGCGGCCGCTTTGTTGGGGTTTGGCCTCCGACTGGCCGTCCCGCCCGGATATGAGCCGCCGGCGGCGGTCCTTGAATGGGGGCAATCGGAAGCCAAAAGCCGCGGCGGCGGCGTTTACCTCACCCATGATCCGAAAGAAGCGGCCGTAGATGCGGACGTCATCTACACGGACGTTTGGGTCAGCATGGGGCAAGAAGCCGAAACCGAAGCCCGCTTGACCGCTTTTGCGCCCTTCCAAGTCAATCGCCTCTTGATGCAATTGGCTAGTCGTCATACGGTTTTTATGCATTGCCTGCCGGCCCATCGAGGGCAAGAAGTGACCGAGGACGTGATTGATGGGGATCAATCGGTCGTATGGGATCAAGCGGAAAACCGCCTGCATGCCCAAAAAGCCTTATTACTGTCCTTATTGGCCAACCCCAGCTAG
- a CDS encoding glutamate 5-kinase (PFAM: Amino acid kinase family~TIGRFAM: glutamate 5-kinase~COGs: COG0263 Glutamate 5-kinase~InterPro IPR005715:IPR001048~KEGG: sth:STH2540 gamma-glutamyl kinase~PFAM: Aspartate/glutamate/uridylate kinase~SPTR: Glutamate 5-kinase;~TIGRFAM: Glutamate 5-kinase, ProB-related) gives MRWVVKIGTSSLCEADGQLSWNKVLMFTRQIKALHERGHQVVVVTSGAIGTGMGTTKIRPKTLSERQALAAIGQAHLMEYYRKALAPITMGQLLLTYPDISDPIRRDIFCQTLEHMLQWRTIPVVNENDAVTDDESRIGDNDTLAAHLAVMVRANRLVILTDIDGLYTDNPYQNPGAQRIDALPWVTLEHVEQFGAGEPGQFGAGGMATKLQAARIAQEAGIEMVLASSREPGVLQKIDAPNWQGGTRFLARRGVSHA, from the coding sequence TTGCGCTGGGTCGTTAAAATCGGCACCTCAAGCTTATGTGAGGCGGATGGCCAGTTAAGCTGGAACAAAGTCCTCATGTTTACCCGTCAGATCAAGGCGCTGCATGAGCGGGGGCACCAAGTGGTGGTCGTGACCTCAGGCGCGATTGGGACGGGGATGGGGACCACCAAAATCCGTCCTAAGACGCTGTCTGAGCGCCAAGCCCTGGCGGCCATTGGACAGGCGCACCTCATGGAATATTACCGTAAAGCGTTGGCTCCCATTACGATGGGGCAGCTGCTTTTGACCTATCCCGATATTAGCGATCCGATTCGGCGTGACATATTTTGCCAAACATTGGAACACATGTTGCAGTGGCGGACCATCCCGGTCGTCAACGAAAATGATGCGGTGACCGACGACGAGTCGCGCATTGGCGACAATGATACGTTGGCGGCTCATCTAGCCGTGATGGTCCGGGCCAATCGTTTGGTTATCTTGACGGATATTGACGGACTTTATACCGATAACCCTTATCAAAATCCGGGTGCGCAACGCATCGACGCCTTACCTTGGGTTACCCTAGAGCACGTGGAACAGTTCGGGGCCGGCGAACCGGGACAATTTGGGGCCGGCGGCATGGCCACGAAGCTGCAGGCCGCCCGTATCGCGCAGGAAGCCGGGATCGAGATGGTTCTCGCGTCAAGCCGCGAGCCCGGGGTTTTGCAAAAGATTGATGCCCCGAATTGGCAAGGGGGCACGCGGTTTTTGGCACGGAGGGGGGTCTCCCATGCTTAA